A window from Brucella sp. BE17 encodes these proteins:
- a CDS encoding major capsid protein, with translation MELNNILNSGNELFSKVALTDHVVTQPYVPDLVSKWLPWNSEGVHLPTVAIDFTDGTLDMIPEAVRGAPGDAPERDTDSSVLVKIPHYPQQNTLLATQFEGIRAAGSELLVTVETERNKLLSRFNKRNRLMWEVSRIGAVTGKLLGSKGQVIKNWNKEFSAAQTKVQIDFASANTKLRTELVKAKDKGEDNLGEFTADRWILIAGKDAFPLITDHPNFEKMFERYNDGATLRDDLSDGFKIASNITAVKYTRNKIGGQTIFGDSDMYLVPVVDGMFQTRFGPGTGMGDLGVIGLPEYVSPYDLPHDEGVELKAQTNVISWVQRLQAIVKIEPK, from the coding sequence ATGGAACTGAATAACATTCTTAACAGCGGCAACGAGTTGTTCTCGAAGGTGGCTCTTACTGACCATGTAGTCACCCAGCCTTACGTGCCTGACTTGGTCAGCAAGTGGCTGCCTTGGAATAGCGAAGGCGTTCACCTGCCAACCGTTGCCATTGATTTTACCGATGGCACACTCGACATGATCCCTGAAGCTGTTCGTGGTGCGCCAGGCGATGCTCCAGAGCGCGATACCGACAGCTCCGTGCTCGTGAAAATCCCTCACTACCCTCAGCAGAATACTCTGCTTGCAACCCAGTTTGAAGGCATCCGTGCAGCTGGTAGCGAGCTTCTGGTGACTGTTGAAACTGAGCGCAACAAGCTGCTCTCGCGCTTCAACAAGCGCAATCGCCTGATGTGGGAAGTGTCCCGTATCGGTGCTGTAACGGGCAAGCTCCTTGGTTCAAAGGGTCAAGTGATCAAGAACTGGAACAAGGAATTTTCGGCTGCTCAGACAAAGGTGCAGATCGACTTTGCATCTGCAAATACGAAGCTTCGCACTGAACTTGTGAAAGCGAAGGATAAGGGCGAAGACAACCTGGGCGAATTTACCGCTGACCGCTGGATTTTGATAGCTGGCAAAGACGCTTTTCCATTGATCACGGATCATCCGAACTTTGAAAAAATGTTCGAGCGCTACAACGACGGCGCGACGCTTCGCGATGATCTCAGCGATGGTTTCAAGATCGCTTCGAACATCACTGCGGTGAAGTATACTCGCAACAAAATCGGTGGACAGACTATCTTTGGCGATAGCGACATGTACCTCGTGCCTGTCGTCGACGGCATGTTTCAGACACGTTTTGGTCCAGGAACTGGAATGGGCGATCTCGGCGTTATCGGCCTGCCAGAATATGTCTCACCGTACGACCTGCCGCACGATGAAGGCGTCGAGCTGAAGGCTCAGACTAACGTCATCAGCTGGGTGCAGCGCCTCCAGGCCATCGTGAAAATCGAACCCAAGTAA